The proteins below come from a single Micropterus dolomieu isolate WLL.071019.BEF.003 ecotype Adirondacks linkage group LG05, ASM2129224v1, whole genome shotgun sequence genomic window:
- the mylk4b gene encoding myosin light chain kinase 2, skeletal/cardiac muscle isoform X1: protein MSSSLVNSLAKVYDRNPLHGQKPGGRKLSLNGSEKSQAFSSSSPSSSPHDATLHNVESRMDSLSSQMERLLNMQQTVLTRLDGLSQDVRGMGQDLASMRDEGYAGRRGSGLEVCRELFGAVERTSERMESHGRRLEGVEKLVEGTHQVISFIGEVVKNSRLVELLFKESGNKANKKANNDKDKAKLTPKGLKAQKKRKPLDTSDTSSLNEPVLQEQVEKLNRQNTEHSHGKAEADNERGEEWGSGGRRQKPAELILDGPHASAAQSEERKKATTEKEEEEDVFEHSESEEGEEKGEDVSPEQAVKVQDDGKKKRIGEAEESSKSEKASIVIADVCKTSVLPQESSEEVGDVATCSKRRVTEEDLLKDDLKKSRVEDSKAEHADEQVVEGGEPQASKSDEGKTEVEEEGKEGESDVKKFIIDSSPPPLAPFDHRIVTPKPHQIANYYTINRDEVLGGGRFGQVHKCMENSSGLMLAAKIIKARSQKEKEVVRNEIQVMNQLNHANLIQLYAAFESRHDIILVMEYVEGGELFDRIIDENYNLTELDTVLFIRQICEGLQYMHKMYILHLDLKPENILCVSRATNKIKIIDFGLARRYKPREKLRVNFGTPEFLAPEVINYEFVSFPTDMWSLGVITYMLLSGLSPFLGDDDNETLNNILACQWNFEEEEFTDISDEAKDFITLLLVKSKSWRMSAAESLRHPWLSDQSLHYRLNQKRNKCHSTHAPSQESQKETL, encoded by the exons ATGAGCTCCAGCCTTGTCAACTCTTTAGCCAAAGTCTATGATCGAAACCCTCTTCATGGTCAGAAGCCTGGTGGAAGGAAACTCTCTCTTAATGGATCAGAGAAGTCCCAAGCTTTTTCATCTTCATCACCATCCTCCTCGCCTCATGATGCCACCCTGCACAATGTGGAGAGCCGAATGGACTCCCTGAGCTCTCAGATGGAGCGCTTGCTCAACATGCAGCAGACTGTCTTGACCCGGCTGGATGGCTTGTCCCAGGATGTCAGGGGTATGGGCCAGGATCTGGCATCTATGCGTGATGAGGGCTATGCGGGGAGACGTGGGTCAGGGCTCGAGGTGTGCAGGGAACTGTTTGGGGCGGTGGAGAGGACCAGCGAGCGGATGGAGAGTCACGGACGCAGGTTGGAAGGGGTGGAGAAGCTGGTTGAGGGCACCCACCAGGTGATCAGCTTCATCGGGGAGGTGGTGAAGAACTCCAGGCTGGTGGAGCTGCTGTTTAAAGAGTCTGGAAACAAGGCTAACAAGAAG GCAAATAATGACAAGGATAAAGCCAAACTTACCCCGAAGGGCTTGAAGGCccagaagaagaggaaaccTCTTGACACGTCAG ATACGTCCTCGCTAAATGAGCCAGTGCTGCAGGAACAGGTGGAAAAGCTCAACAGGCAGAACACTGAGCATTCCCATGGAAAAGCAGAGGCTGACAATGAGAGGGGAGAGGAGTGGGGAAGTGGAGGAAGAAGACAGAAGCCTGCAGAGCTGATCCTGGATGGACCACACGCCTCCGCTGCCcagtcagaggagaggaagaaggcaACTacggagaaagaggaagaggaggatgttTTTGAGCATTCAGAGTCCGAGGAAGGGGAGGAAAAGGGAGAAGATGTTAGTCCAGAACAGGCTGTAAAAGTGCAGGATGATGGGAAGAAAAAGCGTATAGGAGAGGCAGAAGAGTCGTCAAAATCTGAAAAGGCTTCAATCGTCATCGCAGATGTCTGCAAGACCTCAGTCCTACCACAGGAAAG CTCTGAGGAGGTCGGCGATGTGGCCACTTGCAGCAAACGTCGTGTCACAGAAGAAGACCTGTTGAAGGACGACCTCAAAAAAAGCAGAGTAGAAGACAGTAAAGCGGAACATGCTGATGAGCAGGTGGTGGAGGGGGGAGAGCCACAGGCCTCCAAATCTGACgaaggaaagacagaagtgGAAGAagaggggaaggagggagagtCTGATGTGAAGAAGTTTATCATTG acTCAAGCCCTCCTCCATTAGCACCTTTTGACCACCGCATCGTGACTCCCAAACCCCATCAGATAGCAAACTATTACACCATCAACAGGGACGAGGTCCTGGGAGG GGGACGTTTTGGACAAGTCCACAAGTGCATGGAGAACTCGTCTGGTTTGATGTTGGCTGCCAAGATCATCAAAGCGAGGAGCCAGAAAGAGAAG gagGTGGTGAGGAATGAGATCCAGGTGATGAACCAACTGAACCACGCCAACCTGATCCAGCTGTACGCTGCATTTGAGTCGCGCCATGACATCATCCTGGTCATGGAATA TGTGGAGGGAGGGGAGCTGTTTGACCGCATCATCGATGAGAATTACAACCTGACAGAGCTTGACACAGTGCTGTTCATACGGCAGATCTGTGAAGGGCTGCAGTACATGCATAAGATGTACATCCTACATCTCGACCTCAAG ccaGAGAACATTCTTTGTGTCAGCAGAGCTACTAACAAGATTAAAATCATTGACTTTGGTCTGGCCAGGAG GTATAAGCCGAGGGAGAAGCTGAGGGTCAACTttggaacacctgaattttTAGCTCCTGAAGTCATCAACTATGAGTTTGTTTCATTCCCCACGGACATGTGGAGCCTCGGCGTCATCACTTACATGCT GCTCAGTGGCTTGTCTCCATTTCTGGGGGATGACGACAACGAGACACTGAACAACATCCTGGCTTGTCAGTGGAACTTTGAAGAGGAGGAGTTTACGGACATTTCTGACGAGGCCAAAGATTTCATCACCCTTCTGCTGGTGAAGAGCAAGAGCTGGAGGATGAGTGCAGCAGAGTCCCTCAGACACCCATGGTTGTCAGACCAGAGTCTGCACTATCGACTAAATCAGAAG AGAAACAAATGCCACTCCACACATGCTCCTTCTCAAGAGAGCCAGAAAG AAACACTGTGA